One genomic region from Dehalobacter restrictus DSM 9455 encodes:
- the secF gene encoding protein translocase subunit SecF, giving the protein MADKYKDKKTPKNAAPVVTPAASEASYDDVKQEHRLYFNIVKKRYIWFALSLLLLIPGIISLCTQGLNLSIDYKGGSMFNIQFNEKVTQADINQAMDSVGLTGSVQLTNGDISAIVRTEALDQTKRDELLAAIQKQAGTFDIKNVEEQLVQPAIGNELKSGAMKSLAVASVLILIYVSFRFRFVYAVSSVIALLHDILITLGLFSIFQWEIDAAFIAAILTIFGYSINDTVVIYDRIRENERRMKKKDSFKDMVDKSVWQTMGRSVKTVCTVLIALLAIFLLGGESTRTFSLAMIIGVFFGAYSSICIASQLVVEIKKRTSEDNKKDNPVES; this is encoded by the coding sequence GTGGCTGACAAGTATAAAGACAAAAAAACACCTAAAAATGCGGCCCCGGTCGTTACCCCTGCCGCCAGCGAGGCCAGTTACGATGATGTCAAACAGGAACATAGATTATATTTTAATATAGTAAAAAAACGCTATATCTGGTTTGCGCTTTCTTTGCTTCTCTTGATTCCTGGTATTATTTCGCTTTGTACGCAAGGACTGAATCTCAGCATCGACTATAAAGGCGGTTCGATGTTCAATATTCAGTTTAACGAAAAAGTAACCCAGGCGGATATCAACCAGGCCATGGATTCTGTTGGGCTGACCGGTAGCGTACAGCTGACAAATGGTGACATTTCGGCTATCGTCAGAACGGAAGCTTTGGATCAGACCAAGAGGGACGAGCTTCTGGCGGCAATTCAGAAACAGGCTGGAACGTTCGATATAAAAAATGTTGAAGAACAGCTTGTTCAGCCTGCTATCGGCAACGAACTGAAATCGGGAGCGATGAAGTCGCTGGCTGTTGCGTCTGTTTTGATCCTGATTTATGTTTCGTTCCGTTTCCGTTTTGTTTATGCTGTCTCGAGCGTCATTGCGCTTCTGCATGATATACTTATTACGTTGGGCTTGTTCTCAATATTCCAGTGGGAAATTGATGCAGCGTTCATCGCGGCAATTCTCACCATCTTTGGTTATTCGATTAATGATACCGTCGTCATCTATGACCGTATCAGAGAGAATGAAAGACGCATGAAAAAGAAAGACAGCTTCAAGGATATGGTGGACAAATCTGTCTGGCAGACGATGGGCCGTTCCGTAAAGACTGTCTGCACCGTGCTGATTGCTCTGCTCGCGATCTTCCTCCTGGGCGGAGAATCGACCAGAACCTTCTCCCTGGCAATGATTATCGGCGTATTCTTCGGTGCCTATTCATCCATTTGCATTGCCAGCCAGCTTGTCGTTGAGATCAAAAAGAGAACAAGCGAAGACAATAAGAAAGATAATCCGGTCGAAAGCTAA